CCGGCGCCGAGGTCCTTCCCTAAGTGTTCCCGGCGATACCCGCGCAGGATCGTTCCCAACGCGGGGGCGAAAAAAGGAATTCCCCTCATGAATCTCTCTCCCTCGCGTCCTCCGCGACCATGCGGACGACACACCAAGCCGAAGCGGCGGCGAACACATGTTTCAGCGCATGTCCGCTGACCCAGGATCCGAAGGAAAAAACCTCCGCGTCCCAGTGCTCCAGCACTTTGGCGCCCGCATACCAGGCGACCGCCCAGCCCAGATGCCGATCCGATGGAAACTTCCGTGGATAAAGCGTCAGCATCAGGATGATGAGCAAAATGGATGCGAATTGCACGGCCACATAGGGCCAAAGATTCTCGCGCCCGTTCTCGAAGCCCCACGCCCAGTACGCGACGCTCCCCGCGCCAGCCACTTGCAGCGGCCCAACGAGCCGGGCTCCCCCGGAGGAACTCACCCTTCGTCGAATGACTTCGGCGAGGAGCCCCATGAAAGAGACAGCCATCGGCAGCCGGTCCCACACCAGAGTGCGGTTGGTGGGATTCCAATGATAATAGCTCGACCCTGGCGCGGTCAGCATGACACCCGCGAAAAAGAAAAAGAGTCCCCACCGGTTTCCTGAAGAAAAATCCCCCGGGACGCTGGTGACCGCCTGTCGCCATCGTCGCAATCCCGCCAACCCAACGAAGAGAAAGGGAAGATTGGAGATGACATTTTGGAAATGGGGGATGCCCAGCCATCCGCGGGCATCCGCGAATTGGTGGTATTCCTGGGGTTGGCGAAGAGGAGGCAGCACGGCACACGCCAGTGCCGCAACCCCGGCGACGGCCCACAGCACCCATAATCTGCCCTCGCC
The sequence above is a segment of the Verrucomicrobiota bacterium genome. Coding sequences within it:
- a CDS encoding alkaline phytoceramidase, with protein sequence MIAAEGGRKGEGRLWVLWAVAGVAALACAVLPPLRQPQEYHQFADARGWLGIPHFQNVISNLPFLFVGLAGLRRWRQAVTSVPGDFSSGNRWGLFFFFAGVMLTAPGSSYYHWNPTNRTLVWDRLPMAVSFMGLLAEVIRRRVSSSGGARLVGPLQVAGAGSVAYWAWGFENGRENLWPYVAVQFASILLIILMLTLYPRKFPSDRHLGWAVAWYAGAKVLEHWDAEVFSFGSWVSGHALKHVFAAASAWCVVRMVAEDARERDS